The following proteins are encoded in a genomic region of Drosophila miranda strain MSH22 chromosome 4, D.miranda_PacBio2.1, whole genome shotgun sequence:
- the LOC108163783 gene encoding uncharacterized protein LOC108163783 isoform X2 has translation MEPNDEVVERQKLVPNDVETEEEAQSQSAPKSAQTPASPAVPNIKIKGISSGDTTRSRNSASCSIERTISEKDKEKGQQPTATKVTYVNEKRPRPQAQGGSGGAGDERFEFKTRPRKLLKDGDALEPTHSSANSLNAITLVSSEWLSPDPTITTNTTTTATSTMNNNNDSTKPNHNDTDINSTCSNINYDSNTNTPRSQRRKPPIAAATAAAASMPNASVHSDKFDDRPIKHHSFVSEVPDVKHMERALLGLLDDFHSGKLKAFGSGCTMDQMTKIREQQESLAKLHFELAAAEEDSLEHGNEFNTNKAQENMLQLMQRLEQLSISIEQLQTSHTGL, from the exons ATGGAGCCCAACGATGAAGTGGTAGAGCGCCAGAAACTCGTGCCAAACGATGTGGAAACGGAGGAAGAAGCTCAAAGCCAAAGCGCACCGAAATCAGCTCAAACCCCTGCCTCGCCCGCAGTGCCAAAT ATCAAAATCAAAGGCATATCCAGTGGGGacaccacgcgtagccgaaaCTCTGCCTCCTGTTCCATAGAACGTACCATATCCGAGAAGGACAAAGAGAAGGGACAACAGCCCACTGCCACCAAGGTGACCTATGTAAACGAGAAACGACCACGCCCCCAGGCCCAGGGCGGCAGCGGAGGTGCTGGCGATGAACGCTTCGAGTTCAAGACGAGGCCACGCAAACTGCTCAAAG ATGGTGATGCATTGGAGCCCACACACAGCAGTGCAAATAGTTTGAATGCCATTACATTGGTCAGCAGCGAGTGGCTATCCCCAGATCCCACTATCACCACCAACACCACAACCACCGCCACCAGCACCATGAATAACAACAACGACAGCACAAAACCCAACCACAACGACACCGACATCAACAGCACGTGTAGTAATATTAATTATGATAGCAACACGAATACACCGCGTTCGCAGCGTCGCaaaccgccaatagcagcagcgacagcagcagcagcatcgatGCCAAATGCCAGCGTCCATAGCGACAAATTCGACGATCGTCCAATAAAACATCATTCCTTTGTCTCCGAAGTGCCCGATGTCAAGCATATGGAACGTGCCCTCCTCGGTCTACTGGATGACTTTCATTCTGGCAAGCTGAAGGCATTCG GCTCTGGCTGCACCATGGATCAGATGACCAAGATACGAGAGCAGCAGGAGAGTCTGGCCAAATTGCATTTCGAACTTGCTGCCGCCGAGGAGGACTCCCTGGAACATGGCAACGAGTTCAACACCAACAAGGCGCAGGAGAATATGCTGCAGCTGATGCAGCGCCTCGAACAATTGTCCATCTCCATTGAGCAGCTGCAGACAAGTCACACGGGTCTCTGA
- the LOC108163783 gene encoding coiled-coil domain-containing protein 28B isoform X4: MEPNDEVVERQKLVPNDVETEEEAQSQSAPKSAQTPASPAVPNIKIKGISSGDTTRSRNSASCSIERTISEKDKEKGQQPTATKVTYVNEKRPRPQAQGGSGGAGDERFEFKTRPRKLLKVPDVKHMERALLGLLDDFHSGKLKAFGSGCTMDQMTKIREQQESLAKLHFELAAAEEDSLEHGNEFNTNKAQENMLQLMQRLEQLSISIEQLQTSHTGL; the protein is encoded by the exons ATGGAGCCCAACGATGAAGTGGTAGAGCGCCAGAAACTCGTGCCAAACGATGTGGAAACGGAGGAAGAAGCTCAAAGCCAAAGCGCACCGAAATCAGCTCAAACCCCTGCCTCGCCCGCAGTGCCAAAT ATCAAAATCAAAGGCATATCCAGTGGGGacaccacgcgtagccgaaaCTCTGCCTCCTGTTCCATAGAACGTACCATATCCGAGAAGGACAAAGAGAAGGGACAACAGCCCACTGCCACCAAGGTGACCTATGTAAACGAGAAACGACCACGCCCCCAGGCCCAGGGCGGCAGCGGAGGTGCTGGCGATGAACGCTTCGAGTTCAAGACGAGGCCACGCAAACTGCTCAAAG TGCCCGATGTCAAGCATATGGAACGTGCCCTCCTCGGTCTACTGGATGACTTTCATTCTGGCAAGCTGAAGGCATTCG GCTCTGGCTGCACCATGGATCAGATGACCAAGATACGAGAGCAGCAGGAGAGTCTGGCCAAATTGCATTTCGAACTTGCTGCCGCCGAGGAGGACTCCCTGGAACATGGCAACGAGTTCAACACCAACAAGGCGCAGGAGAATATGCTGCAGCTGATGCAGCGCCTCGAACAATTGTCCATCTCCATTGAGCAGCTGCAGACAAGTCACACGGGTCTCTGA
- the LOC108163783 gene encoding uncharacterized protein LOC108163783 isoform X1: protein MEPNDEVVERQKLVPNDVETEEEAQSQSAPKSAQTPASPAVPNIKIKGISSGDTTRSRNSASCSIERTISEKDKEKGQQPTATKVTYVNEKRPRPQAQGGSGGAGDERFEFKTRPRKLLKDGDALEPTHSSANSLNAITLVSSEWLSPDPTITTNTTTTATSTMNNNNDSTKPNHNDTDINSTCSNINYDSNTNTPRSQRRKPPIAAATAAAASMPNASVHSDKFDDRPIKHHSFVSEVPDVKHMERALLGLLDDFHSGKLKAFAGSGCTMDQMTKIREQQESLAKLHFELAAAEEDSLEHGNEFNTNKAQENMLQLMQRLEQLSISIEQLQTSHTGL, encoded by the exons ATGGAGCCCAACGATGAAGTGGTAGAGCGCCAGAAACTCGTGCCAAACGATGTGGAAACGGAGGAAGAAGCTCAAAGCCAAAGCGCACCGAAATCAGCTCAAACCCCTGCCTCGCCCGCAGTGCCAAAT ATCAAAATCAAAGGCATATCCAGTGGGGacaccacgcgtagccgaaaCTCTGCCTCCTGTTCCATAGAACGTACCATATCCGAGAAGGACAAAGAGAAGGGACAACAGCCCACTGCCACCAAGGTGACCTATGTAAACGAGAAACGACCACGCCCCCAGGCCCAGGGCGGCAGCGGAGGTGCTGGCGATGAACGCTTCGAGTTCAAGACGAGGCCACGCAAACTGCTCAAAG ATGGTGATGCATTGGAGCCCACACACAGCAGTGCAAATAGTTTGAATGCCATTACATTGGTCAGCAGCGAGTGGCTATCCCCAGATCCCACTATCACCACCAACACCACAACCACCGCCACCAGCACCATGAATAACAACAACGACAGCACAAAACCCAACCACAACGACACCGACATCAACAGCACGTGTAGTAATATTAATTATGATAGCAACACGAATACACCGCGTTCGCAGCGTCGCaaaccgccaatagcagcagcgacagcagcagcagcatcgatGCCAAATGCCAGCGTCCATAGCGACAAATTCGACGATCGTCCAATAAAACATCATTCCTTTGTCTCCGAAGTGCCCGATGTCAAGCATATGGAACGTGCCCTCCTCGGTCTACTGGATGACTTTCATTCTGGCAAGCTGAAGGCATTCG CAGGCTCTGGCTGCACCATGGATCAGATGACCAAGATACGAGAGCAGCAGGAGAGTCTGGCCAAATTGCATTTCGAACTTGCTGCCGCCGAGGAGGACTCCCTGGAACATGGCAACGAGTTCAACACCAACAAGGCGCAGGAGAATATGCTGCAGCTGATGCAGCGCCTCGAACAATTGTCCATCTCCATTGAGCAGCTGCAGACAAGTCACACGGGTCTCTGA
- the LOC108163783 gene encoding coiled-coil domain-containing protein 28B isoform X3, producing the protein MEPNDEVVERQKLVPNDVETEEEAQSQSAPKSAQTPASPAVPNIKIKGISSGDTTRSRNSASCSIERTISEKDKEKGQQPTATKVTYVNEKRPRPQAQGGSGGAGDERFEFKTRPRKLLKVPDVKHMERALLGLLDDFHSGKLKAFAGSGCTMDQMTKIREQQESLAKLHFELAAAEEDSLEHGNEFNTNKAQENMLQLMQRLEQLSISIEQLQTSHTGL; encoded by the exons ATGGAGCCCAACGATGAAGTGGTAGAGCGCCAGAAACTCGTGCCAAACGATGTGGAAACGGAGGAAGAAGCTCAAAGCCAAAGCGCACCGAAATCAGCTCAAACCCCTGCCTCGCCCGCAGTGCCAAAT ATCAAAATCAAAGGCATATCCAGTGGGGacaccacgcgtagccgaaaCTCTGCCTCCTGTTCCATAGAACGTACCATATCCGAGAAGGACAAAGAGAAGGGACAACAGCCCACTGCCACCAAGGTGACCTATGTAAACGAGAAACGACCACGCCCCCAGGCCCAGGGCGGCAGCGGAGGTGCTGGCGATGAACGCTTCGAGTTCAAGACGAGGCCACGCAAACTGCTCAAAG TGCCCGATGTCAAGCATATGGAACGTGCCCTCCTCGGTCTACTGGATGACTTTCATTCTGGCAAGCTGAAGGCATTCG CAGGCTCTGGCTGCACCATGGATCAGATGACCAAGATACGAGAGCAGCAGGAGAGTCTGGCCAAATTGCATTTCGAACTTGCTGCCGCCGAGGAGGACTCCCTGGAACATGGCAACGAGTTCAACACCAACAAGGCGCAGGAGAATATGCTGCAGCTGATGCAGCGCCTCGAACAATTGTCCATCTCCATTGAGCAGCTGCAGACAAGTCACACGGGTCTCTGA
- the LOC108164171 gene encoding cytochrome c oxidase subunit 7A1, mitochondrial: MALPEGLSNKMKVFQAVNDVPVFLKGGPIDKALFGITAGLCGIGLISIVHMIYTMGFAKKKA, from the exons ATGGCGCTGCCCGAGGGATTGTCTAACAAAATGAAGGTCTTCCAG GCTGTCAACGATGTTCCAGTTTTCCTGAAAGGTGGCCCCATAGACAAGGCGTTGTTCGGCATTACGGCGGGACTGTGCGGAATCGGACTTATTAGCATTGTCCATATGATCTACACAATGGGCTTTGCCAAGAAGAAGGCCTAA